A window from Mya arenaria isolate MELC-2E11 chromosome 9, ASM2691426v1 encodes these proteins:
- the LOC128246446 gene encoding glycine-rich protein 3-like: MKTTAVVLVLLVLAAVLIQDIDAYRRCRCKKWCNKKYEYTVGRCWWKYRLCCRRWWGGYGGGYGGGYGGGFGGGYGGGFGGGYGGGYGGGYGGGYGMGYGMGGGYGY, encoded by the exons ATGAAGACTACCGCCGTGGTTCTCGTTCTCTTGGTTTTAGCCGCCGTTTTAATCCAGGACATTGATG CCTATAGAAGGTGTCGTTGTAAAAAATGGTGCAACAAGAAATACGAGTACACCGTGGGCCGGTGTTGGTGGAAGTACAGGCTGTGCTGTAGGCGTTGGTGGGGTGGATACGGTGGCGGATACGGTGGCGGATATGGTGGCGGATTCGGTGGCGGATATGGTGGCGGATTCGGTGGTGGATACGGTGGTGGATACGGTGGCGGATATGGTGGCGGATACGGAATGGGATATGGAATGGGTGGTGGATACG GTTACTAA